The genomic segment GAGGTGGTCAAGGGTGGGGGAGCGGCAATCTACGGTGCCGGCGCCGTCGGTGGGGTGATCAATCTGATTCCCCATTCGCCCCTCGACACCCACTTCGCCCTCGACGCCCGTGGCCTGCGCACCGGCGGCGAGGCCGGCTACAGCCTGTCGGCGATGGCCGATTGGAGCCCGCGCCAGCGGCGCACCGGCTTCTCCTTCATCGCCCAGCTCGACGAGGTCGACCCGGCGGACCTCGACGGTGACGGCTTCACCGAGGTCACCAGCCGCGAGCTGACCACCTTCGGGGTGCGCGGCGAGCACTACCTGCTGGCGGACCAGGCGCGCCTCAGCGGTGAGCTCAACTTCACCGATGCCCGGCGGCGCGGTGGCGACCTCGTCCGCTTCGACCGGCGTCCCGACGAGACCGCTCTGACGGAGGAGATCAGCACCGAGCGCCTCGGCCTGTCCCTCGGCTTTCTGCACACCGTCTCGGCACGCTTCGACTACCGCCTCGCCGGCTCCTATGCCGACACCTCGCGCGACTCCTACTACGGCGGCGGCTTCGATCCCAACGCCTACGGCACCACCGAGAACCCGCTCTGGATCCTCGACTCGCAGGCCAACCTCTACCACTCCAGGGGCACCTACAGCTTCGGCGCCAGCTACAGCCGCGACGAGATCGACGACCGCCAGCCCGGCTACGACCGCCTGCTGCAGGAGAGCAACAGCAATCTCGGCGTCTACGTCCAGGACGACCGCACCCTGGGCGACAAGGTGACGGTGATCTACGGCCTGCGCGCCGACGACCACTCGGCGCTGCCCGATCCGGTGCTGCTGCCGCGACTGGCGGCGATGCTGGCGCCGCGCGACGACGTCACCGTGCGCCTGTCCTACGCCCAGGGCTTCCGCGCTCCGGTGACCTTCGACGAGGATCTCCACATCGAGCTCGCCGGTGGCGAAGCGCAGGTCATCCGGCCCGCCGCCGACCTCGTCGAGGAGCGCTCGGACGCCTACTTGCTGTCCGTCGAGTGGCGGCCGACCTTCGGGCGCAAGGGCAGCGCCGCGCTCGAGGTCGCCGGCTTCCGCACCGACCTCGAAGACCTCTTCGACGTCATCGAGGCCGACGACCCGGCCACCGATCAGCGCGAGTTCCTGCGCGTCAACGCCGCCGGCGCCCAGGTCGAAGGGGTCGAGCTCGCCGCCTCCCTGCGCTGGGGCTCCCGCCTCTCGCTGCAGGCCGGCTACGTGGTGCAGAGCTCCCGGTTGGCCGAGGCGGAGCCCGACTTCGGCAGCCGTGAGCTGTTCCGCTCGCCGGACCAGTACGGCACCTTCCTTCTGCAGTCCCGCCTGCCGGCGGCGATCGAACTCTTCCTCGGCGCCCGCTACACCGGCGAGATGACCGCGCCCCACTATGCCGGCTTCATCACCGAGGACCGCCTCGAAAGGACGCCGTCCTTCGTCGAGCTCGATCTCAATCTGTCACGCGATTTTCGCCTCGCCGGGCGCTCCGTGACCCTCACCGTCGGCGCCAAGAACCTCACCGACGAGTACCAGGAAGATCTCGATCGGGGCCCCGACCGCGACTCCAACTACGTCTACGGGCCGCGCCTGCCGCGCTCCTACCAGGTCGGCCTGCGGTGGCAGTTCTGAGGCTTCGCGGAGCCCTCCGCGGGGGTGTCCTGGCGCTGATCTTCGCCTTCGCCCTGGCCGTGCCGGCCGCCGCCGACTCGATCTGGCGCAGCGAGGAATGGACCGACCTCACCGGCCGCACCTGGACCGCCGATGACCTCGAGGGTCGCGTCGTCCTGCTCGACTTCTGGGCCACCTGGTGCGCCCCCTGCCTGGCCGAGCTACCGGACCTGCGCGAGCTCGATGCGGCCTATGGCGAGCGCGGTCTGGTGATCGTCGGCATCGCCCTCGACGCCCTCGAGCGGCGCGACCTGCGCTCATTCCTGCTGCGTCACGACATCACCTGGCCGCAGGTCCACGAGCGCGCCGGCACCCAGTCCGACATCGCCCGCCGTTTCGGCGTCGAGGCGGTACCGGTGACGGTGCTGGTCGATTCCGCAGGGCGCGTCGTCGCCCGCGATCTGCGCGGCAAGGCCCTTGGCGCCACGGTCAAGGCGCTGCTCCGCAGCTCGGCGGTGCCCTGACCCCAAGGGCGCCCTGATCCCTCAATCTCGGGGCAACTCAGTCGCGGGGCAACTCCAGCTCGAGAAGGCCGCCGGCCGCGAGGTAGCCCTCGGCGCACCGTTCGCCGGCGGAGGGTACCCCGGGATGGCGGGGGAGGGTGGGCGCGGCCCGTCGAGCGCAAGCGCGGTAGTGGCCCGGAGCCAGCTTGGGATAGGTGATTGTGGCTCCCGGGGCATCGGTGACGCCGTGGCCGGCGCGCCACTGGCTCAAGACCTGCGCCGAGAGAGGGATCCCGTCCTGCATCACCGCCAGAACTTCGGGATTCTCGTGCCGCCGGTAGTCGCGATCGATGCCCGTTGCCACTCGCAGGGAGCCCCCTGCCGCCGGTACCTCGAGGCTCACCCGCTCTGCCATCGGCAGAGAGAAGGCCTTGAGGGCATGGCCCGGTGGACTGACGATGGCGGTGAGCTGGCGCGCGGCGGCCGGCAAACGGGCCTCGAAGCGCCCACCGCCGTCGCTCGAGCGCCGATCGAAGCCGCTCGCGACCACCGGTTCGGCCACCCACAGATCGACGATCGCGCCAGGAACCGGTCCGCGCTCGGAAGTCACCGCGCCGGAGACCGCCACCTTCGGTCGCAGAATCAGCTCGACCGGCGCCGGAGCGGCATCCTCTCGCACCTCGACCGTGCGGTGGTCGCTCACCAGCGACTCTCCTCGCCGACGTCCCTCGGCGGAAACCCACACCACGCCCTCGGTGAAGGCACGGAAAGTCGCTTCGCCCCCCTCGTCCGTGGTATCCGAAAGGGCGCCATCGACGGTGACCAGAGTGACCCAAGCACCCTCGACGGCCGCACCGTCCTGGTCCACGGCGCTCACCGACAGCTCGCTGGCCGGCAGCTCGATCTCGACTTTCGCGACGCCCGCGCCATCGGGTACCACCTCGACCCGGGCGACCCGCTCGAGGCCCTCGGCCTCGATTTCGACCCGCCACCAGCCGTCTTCGGCGACGACTCCGTGGAAGGCACCCTCGCGATCCGCCTCCATCGCCACCCGCGGGGCGACGTGGCGGCCTCCGAAGGAAATAGTCCCCGCGATCCCTTCGTCACGATGGGTCAGCCGGCCGACCACCTCGATCAAGTCGAG from the Acidobacteriota bacterium genome contains:
- a CDS encoding TonB-dependent receptor, which produces MSTLRTLTLTLTLLLLTVPALAADAEECDLRATIVDGNQQPVSDAVLHLLDADVELTSDGAGVVCAPRVPDGRQTLLVIAAGFSVLDATVTKETDAPLLLELELTPAFGEEIVVTGTRTAKRLAETPVHVQRISRDSIEASASRTLADAIELTPGVRIESNCQNCNFSQVRMLGLEGPYSQILVDGQPTVSSLALVYGVEQFPASALENIEVVKGGGAAIYGAGAVGGVINLIPHSPLDTHFALDARGLRTGGEAGYSLSAMADWSPRQRRTGFSFIAQLDEVDPADLDGDGFTEVTSRELTTFGVRGEHYLLADQARLSGELNFTDARRRGGDLVRFDRRPDETALTEEISTERLGLSLGFLHTVSARFDYRLAGSYADTSRDSYYGGGFDPNAYGTTENPLWILDSQANLYHSRGTYSFGASYSRDEIDDRQPGYDRLLQESNSNLGVYVQDDRTLGDKVTVIYGLRADDHSALPDPVLLPRLAAMLAPRDDVTVRLSYAQGFRAPVTFDEDLHIELAGGEAQVIRPAADLVEERSDAYLLSVEWRPTFGRKGSAALEVAGFRTDLEDLFDVIEADDPATDQREFLRVNAAGAQVEGVELAASLRWGSRLSLQAGYVVQSSRLAEAEPDFGSRELFRSPDQYGTFLLQSRLPAAIELFLGARYTGEMTAPHYAGFITEDRLERTPSFVELDLNLSRDFRLAGRSVTLTVGAKNLTDEYQEDLDRGPDRDSNYVYGPRLPRSYQVGLRWQF
- a CDS encoding TlpA disulfide reductase family protein, producing MAVLRLRGALRGGVLALIFAFALAVPAAADSIWRSEEWTDLTGRTWTADDLEGRVVLLDFWATWCAPCLAELPDLRELDAAYGERGLVIVGIALDALERRDLRSFLLRHDITWPQVHERAGTQSDIARRFGVEAVPVTVLVDSAGRVVARDLRGKALGATVKALLRSSAVP